Proteins from one Cryptomeria japonica chromosome 4, Sugi_1.0, whole genome shotgun sequence genomic window:
- the LOC131060436 gene encoding uncharacterized protein LOC131060436: MCGKPWQYDKEAQHDGHKNVYVIKKGGVSFTLTPLKEDESAIHEGPSVMMMKEKEFMKGLDEEECGYVIVGKLNSEVADKDSKEVPKELQTLLDEYECIVMKELPNSSLPICDVSHHIDLIPGASLPNKPAYKMTPQKNEEIKK; encoded by the coding sequence ATGTGTGGCAAACCTTGGCAATATGACAAGGAGGCCCAACATGATGGGCATAAGAATGTCTATGTCATCAAGAAAGGGGGAGTATCATTTACACTTACCCCATTAAAGGAAGATGAGAGTGCAATCCATGAAGGACCTAGTGTGATGATGATGAAGGAGAAGGAGTTCATGAAGGGTCTTGACGAAGAGGAGTGTGGATATGTCATTGTGGGGAAGCTAAACTCAGAAGTAGCAGATAAAGACAGTAAGGAAGTCCCTAAAGAGCTGCAGACCCTACTTGATGAGTATGAATGCATAGTAATGAAGGAATTACCTAATTCCTCACTCCCCATCTGTGATGTGAGTCATCATATTGATCTCATTCCTGGTGCAAGCCTACCAAACAAGCCAGCATACAAGATGACACCTCAAAAAAATGAGGAGATTAAGAAGTAG